In one window of Thermus aquaticus DNA:
- a CDS encoding DNA primase, translating to MSEHLEAILQELTPETWRDKRNPLFAAIVEEGLDHVEADRVLREAAKRVGATLQAVRQAWQDFLGPAPKEDNAAAVAVRLALERGEFWHAQDREPWASVPEGEGIVAHYPLRSPAFRAWLAGLYYRATEKPLYAQALQDARAVLEAKALYEGPQHAVHPRVAEHEGRVYLDLGREDWKAVEVGPEGWRVVESRACPVRFRRSRYTRPLPLPEPTGPEALEELAALLPLRERRDWALVLGWLVGALNPRGPYPILVLTGEKGSGKTTAALVLKSLLDPQEGGLRAEPKDEEALMVGARGAWILAFDNLSAVSLRLSDALCRLSTGGGLGKRELYTDGEEFVMEAKRPVVLTGIAFGALRDDLADRAALVALSRLSDEERRPERELWELFARLHPRALGALLTAASTALRRWEEARAGLSSLPRLADWAVWAEAAAPALGLEAGEVVAAFYEVQAAMEQDTLEADPVAQAILLLTRDWPEGHRREYPTAELLANLEQVMGLEEAKRKPEGWPRTPQGLGKHLPRLQAALRGAGIVIRGERDRRTKRHRWLLERVGGTIAANAANAAKPLQDGTPDCGYCPPSPPPIAAIAAQTPQEETPSGTASAAIAANAAIDSPLPSKTEETPLEAQDPYPPPPHSRVLDGVEEVNVKGVEL from the coding sequence ATGAGTGAGCACCTGGAAGCCATTCTGCAGGAACTGACCCCCGAAACCTGGAGGGATAAGCGCAACCCCCTCTTCGCGGCCATCGTGGAGGAGGGGCTTGACCATGTGGAGGCTGATAGGGTCCTGAGGGAGGCCGCCAAGCGCGTGGGGGCCACCCTGCAGGCGGTGCGGCAGGCCTGGCAGGACTTCTTGGGGCCCGCCCCCAAGGAGGACAACGCCGCCGCCGTGGCCGTGCGGCTGGCCCTGGAGCGGGGGGAGTTTTGGCACGCTCAGGACCGGGAACCCTGGGCCAGCGTCCCCGAGGGAGAGGGCATCGTGGCCCACTACCCCCTGCGGAGCCCTGCCTTCCGCGCCTGGCTTGCGGGCCTCTACTACCGCGCCACGGAGAAGCCCCTCTACGCCCAGGCCCTTCAGGACGCGCGGGCCGTCCTCGAGGCCAAGGCCCTCTACGAGGGGCCCCAGCACGCCGTCCATCCCCGGGTGGCCGAACACGAGGGCCGGGTCTACCTGGACCTGGGCCGGGAGGACTGGAAGGCCGTGGAGGTGGGGCCTGAGGGGTGGCGCGTGGTGGAGAGCCGGGCGTGCCCGGTGCGCTTCCGCCGTAGCCGCTACACCCGCCCGCTTCCCCTTCCTGAGCCCACCGGGCCCGAAGCCCTCGAGGAGCTGGCCGCCCTCCTGCCCCTCAGGGAACGCCGGGACTGGGCCCTGGTCCTGGGGTGGCTTGTCGGGGCCCTCAACCCCCGCGGGCCCTACCCCATCCTGGTCCTGACCGGGGAAAAGGGGAGCGGGAAGACCACCGCCGCCCTGGTCCTGAAGAGCCTCCTGGACCCCCAGGAAGGGGGGCTGAGGGCTGAGCCCAAGGACGAGGAGGCCCTGATGGTGGGGGCGAGGGGGGCGTGGATCCTGGCCTTTGACAACCTCAGCGCCGTGTCCTTGCGGCTAAGCGATGCCCTGTGCCGGCTGAGCACCGGAGGCGGCCTGGGAAAGCGGGAGCTTTACACCGATGGCGAGGAGTTTGTGATGGAGGCCAAGCGCCCGGTGGTCCTGACCGGGATTGCGTTCGGGGCCCTCAGGGACGACCTGGCCGACCGCGCCGCCCTGGTGGCCCTCTCCCGCCTAAGCGATGAGGAGAGGCGGCCCGAGAGGGAGCTTTGGGAGCTCTTCGCCCGCCTTCACCCCCGGGCCCTGGGGGCCCTCCTCACCGCGGCCTCAACCGCCCTAAGGAGGTGGGAGGAGGCCCGGGCTGGCCTCTCTTCCCTCCCCCGCCTGGCCGATTGGGCGGTGTGGGCTGAGGCCGCCGCCCCCGCCCTGGGCCTCGAGGCCGGGGAGGTGGTGGCGGCCTTCTACGAGGTGCAGGCCGCTATGGAGCAGGACACCCTCGAGGCTGACCCCGTGGCCCAGGCCATCCTCCTCCTCACCCGGGACTGGCCCGAGGGGCACCGGAGGGAGTACCCCACGGCTGAGCTTCTGGCCAACTTGGAGCAGGTCATGGGCCTCGAGGAGGCCAAGCGCAAGCCCGAGGGGTGGCCTCGGACCCCCCAGGGCCTGGGCAAGCACCTCCCCCGCCTCCAAGCCGCCCTTCGCGGGGCAGGCATCGTCATTAGGGGTGAGCGCGACCGGAGGACCAAGAGGCACCGGTGGCTTTTAGAAAGAGTGGGGGGCACAATAGCCGCAAACGCCGCAAACGCCGCAAAGCCCCTCCAGGACGGCACTCCCGATTGCGGCTATTGTCCCCCCTCCCCGCCTCCAATAGCCGCAATAGCCGCGCAAACGCCGCAGGAGGAAACGCCGTCTGGAACGGCATCCGCGGCTATTGCGGCTAATGCGGCTATTGACTCCCCCCTTCCTTCTAAAACGGAGGAGACCCCCCTCGAGGCCCAGGACCCGTACCCGCCGCCCCCCCACTCCCGTGTCCTGGACGGCGTGGAGGAGGTGAACGTGAAGGGGGTGGAGCTGTGA
- a CDS encoding DNA repair protein RecN has product MPRMREKYGSRKALVRRLWSAIRKTAKLLEHEDPQVALRAAHALATLTPAYRAAYQEMEEEDPAMRRGREEAQRKSKELVALEGQAIAWVVSNTLFGLERPIPEDPRVRAMLVQWGHLTPEEAFPEGEAKPLPALEGGEDGP; this is encoded by the coding sequence ATGCCCAGAATGCGGGAGAAGTACGGAAGCCGGAAGGCCCTGGTGCGGCGGCTTTGGAGCGCCATCCGCAAGACCGCCAAGCTCCTGGAGCACGAGGACCCTCAGGTGGCCCTCCGGGCGGCCCACGCCTTGGCCACCCTCACCCCCGCCTACCGGGCCGCCTACCAGGAGATGGAGGAGGAGGACCCCGCCATGAGGCGGGGGCGGGAGGAGGCCCAGAGAAAGAGCAAGGAGCTGGTGGCGTTGGAGGGGCAGGCCATAGCCTGGGTGGTCTCAAACACGCTGTTCGGCCTGGAGCGGCCCATCCCGGAAGACCCCAGGGTGCGGGCCATGCTGGTGCAGTGGGGCCACCTCACCCCCGAGGAGGCCTTCCCCGAGGGGGAGGCCAAGCCCCTACCCGCCCTGGAAGGAGGGGAGGATGGTCCTTGA
- a CDS encoding DNA-methyltransferase — protein MVLDLSSSPPVRLHHGEALEVLASLKTGAVEAVLTDPPYGTGHWRRPESGQGADPRAVYGREPWDSWSLAWLPEALRVARGPVLFFLPQDRLEEALAFARERGLPFRLLIWGKPDPRPRPQGPAYAFEPVLALRGLPGRGKDLFLATSPRPGRDGEATGHPHQKPVSVMAWLVELASRPGDTLLDPFMGSGSTGVAAVGLGRGFLGVEREASWLQVAERRLRSALLQAPLLEAPREG, from the coding sequence ATGGTCCTTGACCTCTCCTCCTCGCCCCCCGTGCGCCTCCACCACGGGGAGGCCCTCGAGGTCCTGGCCTCCCTCAAGACCGGGGCCGTGGAGGCCGTCCTCACTGACCCCCCCTACGGCACCGGCCATTGGCGGCGGCCCGAAAGCGGGCAAGGGGCTGACCCTCGGGCGGTCTACGGGCGGGAGCCCTGGGACTCCTGGAGCCTGGCCTGGCTTCCCGAGGCCTTGAGGGTGGCCCGGGGGCCGGTCCTCTTCTTCCTCCCCCAGGACCGCCTGGAGGAGGCCCTGGCCTTCGCCCGGGAGCGGGGCCTCCCCTTCCGCCTCCTCATCTGGGGCAAGCCTGACCCCAGGCCCCGCCCCCAGGGGCCCGCCTACGCCTTTGAGCCGGTCCTGGCCCTAAGGGGCCTCCCGGGCCGGGGGAAGGACCTCTTCCTGGCCACAAGCCCCAGGCCGGGGCGGGACGGGGAGGCCACGGGCCACCCCCACCAGAAGCCGGTGAGCGTCATGGCCTGGCTAGTGGAGCTGGCCTCGAGGCCCGGGGACACCCTCCTGGACCCCTTCATGGGCTCAGGGAGCACGGGCGTAGCGGCGGTGGGCCTGGGCCGGGGCTTCCTGGGGGTGGAGCGGGAGGCCTCCTGGCTCCAGGTGGCCGAAAGGAGGCTTAGGAGCGCCCTCCTTCAGGCCCCCCTTCTGGAGGCCCCCCGGGAGGGGTGA
- a CDS encoding site-specific integrase has product MARRATRGTGTVFFSKERRRWMAQLTVGHDPKTGRPKKLTRSFPTKREAEAWRQEMALKHFRGLLAPPEAITVRDFAQSWLERKAREVRPRTLFLYRKELAYALPSLEDPQAKDPLGRARLQAVNPRDIRAVIDGLLNRGLSLRTVKKVREKLNAIFEEALALELVARNPVAPVKVRGGLEQEREKPGRTLETWEIEALLAALDAHPDPRTALVLRLCLSCGLRKGEALGLQWEDIDLEKGLLYVRRTWSFDGARTAISDPKTASGKRAVPIPSKTLARLEGYREWWRERLGSYPPPSFWVFPGVNGQEPLGYNTPNRALTRILKRLGLPPARVHDLRHTYGSMLLARGAPVELVSERMGHTSPSITFNNYRHMFSEERQTHIFDPEDFVAASGGGKRPEVYVFDPEDYLGPRGQA; this is encoded by the coding sequence ATGGCCCGGCGGGCCACTCGAGGCACGGGCACGGTCTTCTTCAGCAAGGAGCGGCGGAGGTGGATGGCCCAACTGACGGTGGGGCATGACCCGAAGACGGGCCGCCCCAAGAAGCTCACCCGGTCTTTCCCCACCAAGCGGGAGGCGGAAGCCTGGCGGCAAGAGATGGCCCTCAAGCACTTCCGGGGCCTCCTCGCCCCTCCCGAGGCCATCACCGTCCGGGACTTCGCCCAAAGCTGGCTTGAGCGGAAGGCCCGGGAGGTGAGACCCAGGACCCTCTTCCTCTACCGGAAGGAGCTGGCCTACGCCCTGCCCTCCCTCGAGGACCCCCAGGCCAAGGACCCCTTGGGGCGGGCCCGGCTCCAAGCGGTGAACCCCAGGGACATCCGGGCCGTCATTGACGGGCTCCTGAACCGCGGGCTTTCCCTGAGGACCGTGAAGAAGGTGCGGGAGAAGCTTAACGCCATCTTTGAGGAGGCCTTGGCCCTCGAGCTGGTGGCCCGGAACCCCGTGGCCCCGGTCAAGGTTCGGGGCGGGTTGGAGCAGGAGAGGGAGAAGCCCGGAAGGACCCTGGAGACCTGGGAGATAGAGGCCCTTTTGGCCGCCCTGGATGCCCACCCGGACCCCCGCACGGCCCTCGTCCTCAGGCTCTGCCTCTCCTGCGGCCTCAGGAAGGGGGAGGCCCTGGGCCTCCAGTGGGAGGACATAGACCTGGAGAAGGGGCTCCTCTACGTGCGGCGAACCTGGTCTTTTGACGGGGCCCGCACCGCCATCTCTGACCCCAAGACCGCGAGCGGCAAGCGGGCGGTACCCATCCCCAGCAAGACCCTGGCCCGCCTCGAGGGCTACCGGGAGTGGTGGCGGGAGCGGCTTGGAAGCTACCCACCCCCCTCCTTTTGGGTATTCCCCGGGGTCAACGGCCAAGAACCCCTCGGCTACAACACCCCAAACCGGGCGCTAACCCGCATCCTGAAGCGCCTAGGCCTGCCCCCTGCCCGAGTGCACGACTTGAGGCACACCTACGGCTCCATGCTCCTGGCCCGAGGGGCCCCCGTGGAGCTGGTGTCTGAGCGCATGGGGCACACCAGCCCCAGCATCACCTTCAACAACTACCGGCACATGTTTTCCGAGGAGCGCCAAACCCACATCTTTGACCCCGAGGACTTCGTGGCCGCAAGCGGCGGGGGTAAGAGGCCCGAGGTTTACGTCTTTGACCCGGAGGACTACCTGGGGCCTCGAGGGCAGGCCTGA
- the tatA gene encoding twin-arginine translocase TatA/TatE family subunit — protein MRLGPLEILLILLVILLLFGAKRLPELARGIGQSAREFKKGLQEGEEKK, from the coding sequence ATGCGCTTAGGACCGCTGGAAATCCTCCTCATCCTCCTGGTCATCCTGCTCCTCTTCGGCGCCAAGAGGCTCCCCGAGCTGGCCCGGGGCATCGGCCAGTCGGCTCGGGAGTTTAAGAAGGGCCTGCAGGAGGGGGAGGAGAAGAAGTAA
- a CDS encoding tetratricopeptide repeat protein, producing MRWMLLTLGLLAVPTLAQTPPPAAAQVRQVQQDPLKTGVQLYALGRYEAALSLFERAVKENPGNPDALYWLARAQLKMGLLNPALENAKGLVARNPRYIGGYMVLSEAYVALYRASEDKEKGKAYLEQALSVLRDAERINPRYAPIFAQRGLVYAFLGQMDKAEEAFKRALALEDTPEVRSALAEVYLASGKLDEALDQYAKAVALAPKNLDLRVRYASALLLKGRPEAAAQVLEEGHKLKPLDAEGWYTLGQAYLSLGRPKEAGVALENAVALAPLRFPAAYYYLGQVYLALGDAAKAKNRLTVAARLEPKKPEYRYLLCLANEKLGDKEGARYQCQEALKLKPGYKEAEEVLKRL from the coding sequence ATGCGCTGGATGCTTCTGACCTTAGGCTTGCTGGCAGTGCCCACCTTGGCCCAGACCCCGCCCCCTGCGGCGGCGCAGGTGCGGCAGGTACAGCAGGACCCCCTGAAGACCGGGGTCCAGCTCTACGCCCTGGGGCGCTACGAGGCGGCCCTGAGCCTCTTTGAGCGGGCGGTGAAGGAGAACCCAGGGAACCCCGATGCCCTCTACTGGCTGGCCCGGGCCCAGCTGAAGATGGGCCTTTTGAACCCCGCCTTGGAGAACGCCAAGGGCCTGGTGGCCCGGAACCCCCGGTACATCGGGGGGTACATGGTCCTCTCCGAGGCCTACGTGGCCCTCTACCGGGCCTCGGAGGACAAGGAGAAGGGGAAGGCCTACCTGGAGCAGGCCCTTTCCGTGTTGCGGGATGCGGAAAGGATCAATCCTCGGTACGCCCCCATCTTTGCCCAGCGGGGCCTGGTTTACGCCTTCCTGGGGCAGATGGACAAGGCCGAGGAAGCCTTTAAGCGGGCCCTGGCCCTCGAGGACACCCCAGAGGTGCGCTCGGCCCTGGCGGAGGTCTACCTGGCCTCGGGCAAGCTGGACGAGGCTTTGGACCAGTACGCCAAGGCCGTGGCCCTGGCCCCCAAGAACCTGGACCTGAGGGTGCGTTACGCCTCCGCCCTTCTCCTGAAGGGTAGGCCCGAGGCGGCGGCGCAGGTTCTGGAGGAGGGGCACAAGCTGAAGCCCCTGGACGCCGAGGGCTGGTACACCCTGGGCCAGGCCTACCTCTCCCTCGGGCGCCCCAAGGAGGCGGGCGTGGCCCTGGAGAACGCCGTGGCCTTGGCGCCTTTGCGCTTCCCCGCCGCCTACTACTACCTGGGCCAGGTCTATCTGGCCTTGGGGGACGCCGCCAAGGCCAAGAACCGCCTCACGGTGGCGGCGCGCCTCGAGCCCAAGAAGCCCGAGTACCGCTACCTCCTCTGCCTGGCCAACGAGAAGCTGGGGGACAAGGAGGGGGCCCGCTACCAGTGCCAGGAGGCCCTCAAGCTGAAGCCGGGCTACAAGGAAGCGGAGGAGGTGCTTAAGCGGCTTTAG
- a CDS encoding ATP-dependent protease ATPase subunit HslU, giving the protein MNLTPAEIVKELSKHIVGQEAAKKAVAVALRNRYRRKKLPPEVAREITPKNILMIGPTGVGKTEIARRLARLAGAPFVKVEATKFTEVGYVGRDVDAIVRDLAEASYQLVLEEMKKKVEEKALAFAEEELATLLRASIADVRSGRLDGLYVEVQVEEEVGLPFMGVLGGEAFGGMGDMLKGLLPKRPVRRRMTVREAREVLKNQHAERLIDKEELKEEARRRAQEEGIVFIDEIDKVARREGTVGPDVSGEGVQRDLLPIVEGTVVSTRIGPVSTEHVLFIAAGAFHVAKPSDLIPELQGRFPIRVELSPLGPEEFYRILKEPENSLIRQYTELLRADGTELVFEDEALWAIAQAAHRANQELEDIGARRLATVLERVLEEVSFQTELGRVEITRAYVEKRLEAVFASPDVTRFVL; this is encoded by the coding sequence ATGAACCTGACGCCCGCCGAGATCGTCAAGGAGCTTTCCAAGCACATCGTGGGCCAGGAGGCCGCCAAGAAGGCGGTGGCCGTGGCCCTCAGGAACCGCTACCGCCGCAAGAAGCTCCCCCCTGAGGTGGCCCGGGAGATCACCCCCAAAAACATCCTCATGATCGGCCCCACGGGGGTGGGCAAGACGGAGATCGCCCGCCGCCTGGCCCGGCTGGCGGGGGCCCCCTTCGTCAAGGTGGAGGCCACCAAGTTCACCGAGGTGGGCTACGTGGGCCGGGACGTGGACGCCATCGTCCGCGACCTGGCCGAGGCCAGCTACCAGCTGGTGCTGGAGGAGATGAAGAAGAAGGTGGAGGAGAAGGCCCTGGCCTTCGCCGAGGAGGAGCTAGCCACCCTGCTTCGCGCCTCCATCGCCGACGTGCGCTCAGGCCGCCTGGACGGGCTTTACGTGGAGGTCCAGGTGGAGGAGGAGGTGGGCCTGCCCTTCATGGGGGTCCTGGGGGGCGAGGCCTTCGGCGGCATGGGGGACATGCTGAAGGGCCTCCTGCCCAAGCGCCCCGTGCGCCGGCGCATGACGGTGCGGGAGGCCAGGGAGGTCCTCAAGAACCAGCACGCCGAGCGGCTCATTGACAAGGAGGAGCTTAAGGAGGAGGCCAGGCGCCGGGCCCAGGAGGAGGGCATCGTCTTCATTGACGAGATCGACAAGGTGGCCCGCCGGGAGGGCACCGTGGGCCCGGACGTCTCGGGGGAGGGGGTGCAGCGGGACCTGTTGCCCATCGTGGAGGGCACGGTGGTCTCCACCCGGATCGGCCCTGTCTCCACGGAACACGTCCTCTTCATCGCCGCCGGGGCCTTCCACGTGGCCAAGCCCTCGGACCTGATCCCCGAGCTCCAGGGGCGCTTCCCCATCCGGGTGGAGCTCTCCCCCTTAGGCCCCGAGGAGTTCTACCGCATCCTGAAGGAGCCGGAGAACTCCCTGATCCGCCAGTACACGGAGCTCTTGCGGGCCGACGGCACCGAGCTCGTCTTTGAGGATGAAGCCCTTTGGGCCATCGCCCAGGCGGCCCACCGGGCCAACCAGGAGCTGGAGGACATCGGGGCCAGGCGGCTGGCCACGGTGCTGGAGCGGGTTCTGGAAGAGGTCAGCTTCCAGACCGAGCTGGGCCGGGTGGAGATTACCCGGGCCTACGTGGAGAAGCGGTTGGAGGCGGTCTTCGCCTCGCCGGACGTGACGCGGTTCGTGCTGTAG
- the hslV gene encoding ATP-dependent protease subunit HslV, giving the protein MANVFLMALRYGALVEIHGTTILAVRKGGVTALAGDGQVTLGQTVLKRGAVKVRRLEVGEGVLVGFAGGVADALALLERFEEKLKEAKGHLLKGAVETAKLWRTDRVLRHLEAMIVAADRENMVLLSGSGEVIAPEEPLLAVGSGGPYALAAAKALFRHSALSAKEIAEEALKIAAEVDLYTSGQVTVLTLGEA; this is encoded by the coding sequence ATGGCTAACGTCTTTCTCATGGCTTTGAGATATGGTGCCCTTGTGGAGATCCACGGCACCACCATCCTGGCCGTGCGCAAAGGGGGGGTCACCGCCCTGGCCGGGGACGGGCAGGTCACCTTGGGCCAGACGGTCCTGAAACGGGGGGCGGTGAAGGTGCGGCGCCTCGAGGTGGGCGAAGGGGTCCTGGTGGGCTTCGCCGGGGGCGTGGCCGATGCCCTGGCCCTTTTGGAGCGCTTTGAGGAGAAGCTCAAGGAGGCCAAGGGCCACCTCCTCAAGGGGGCGGTGGAGACCGCCAAGCTCTGGCGCACCGACCGGGTGCTCCGCCACCTAGAGGCCATGATCGTGGCCGCCGACCGGGAAAACATGGTCCTCCTCTCGGGAAGCGGCGAGGTCATCGCCCCCGAGGAGCCCCTTTTGGCGGTGGGGAGCGGGGGACCCTACGCCCTGGCGGCGGCCAAGGCCCTTTTCCGCCACTCGGCCCTAAGCGCCAAGGAGATCGCCGAGGAGGCCCTCAAGATCGCCGCCGAGGTGGACCTCTACACCTCCGGCCAGGTCACTGTCCTCACCCTGGGAGAAGCATGA
- a CDS encoding sigma 54-interacting transcriptional regulator, with the protein MKARTLGELKRTYPMEKLRRSVKDEARENLLEKLRRKEPLFPGIHGYEDTVIPALVQAILAKQNFILLGTRGQAKSRILRSLTGLLDEEIPALATELRDNPLNPISPEGKRLLEEAGDEAPIVWVRREERYVEKLATPDTTVADLLGDMDPIKAARRGAGLADLESIHFGLLPRANRGIFAVNELADLAPKVQVALFNILEEGDVQIRGYPIRLPLDVWLVFTANPQDYTARGRIVTPLKDRIGSEIRTHYPRSLEEGARISAQEAFLPEGVEVPEWIRLAVEAVAFAAREDRRVDQTAGVSQRLAISLLELVAASAERRALLLGGRPVARPLDLYMGLPAITGKLELEYEGELQGAEKVAKDLIQRAFGMVLPRYRLRTEPIVAHFEAGNLLTLPEDPKAALEAMGEVPGLLEAAGELAGTGPERLVSAGEFVLEGLVGRRKLSRGETSYQAAERTRGYGN; encoded by the coding sequence GTGAAGGCCAGGACTCTAGGCGAGCTCAAGCGAACCTACCCCATGGAAAAGCTTCGGCGCTCGGTGAAGGACGAGGCCCGGGAAAACCTTTTGGAAAAGCTCAGGCGAAAAGAGCCCCTTTTCCCCGGCATTCACGGCTACGAGGACACGGTGATCCCCGCCCTGGTCCAGGCCATCCTGGCCAAGCAGAACTTCATCCTCCTGGGCACCCGGGGCCAGGCCAAAAGCCGTATCCTCCGTAGCCTCACGGGCCTCCTGGACGAGGAGATTCCCGCCCTGGCCACGGAGCTTCGGGACAACCCCCTAAACCCCATCTCCCCCGAGGGCAAGAGGCTTTTGGAGGAGGCCGGGGACGAGGCCCCCATCGTTTGGGTGAGGCGGGAGGAGCGGTACGTGGAGAAGCTGGCCACCCCCGACACCACCGTGGCCGACCTCCTAGGCGACATGGACCCCATCAAGGCCGCCCGCCGGGGCGCGGGCCTGGCCGACCTGGAAAGCATCCACTTCGGCCTCCTTCCCCGGGCCAACCGGGGCATCTTCGCCGTGAACGAGCTCGCCGACCTGGCCCCCAAGGTCCAGGTGGCCCTCTTTAACATCCTCGAGGAGGGCGACGTCCAGATCCGGGGCTACCCCATCCGCCTCCCCCTGGACGTGTGGCTGGTCTTCACCGCCAACCCCCAGGACTACACCGCCCGGGGCCGGATCGTCACCCCCCTCAAGGACCGCATCGGCAGCGAGATCCGCACCCACTACCCCCGCTCCTTGGAGGAAGGGGCCAGGATCAGCGCCCAGGAGGCCTTCCTCCCCGAGGGGGTGGAGGTGCCGGAGTGGATCCGGCTCGCCGTGGAGGCCGTGGCCTTCGCCGCCCGGGAGGACCGCCGGGTGGACCAGACGGCGGGGGTTTCCCAGCGCCTGGCCATAAGCCTCCTGGAGCTGGTGGCGGCGAGCGCCGAGAGGCGGGCCCTCCTCCTGGGGGGAAGGCCCGTGGCGAGGCCCCTGGACCTCTACATGGGCCTTCCCGCCATCACCGGCAAGCTGGAGCTGGAGTACGAGGGGGAGCTCCAGGGGGCGGAGAAGGTGGCCAAGGACCTCATCCAGCGGGCCTTCGGCATGGTCCTCCCCCGCTATCGCCTGAGGACCGAGCCCATCGTGGCCCACTTTGAGGCCGGCAACCTCCTCACCCTGCCCGAGGACCCCAAGGCGGCCCTGGAGGCCATGGGGGAGGTGCCGGGGCTTTTGGAGGCGGCCGGGGAGCTGGCGGGAACGGGCCCTGAGCGGCTGGTCTCCGCCGGGGAGTTCGTCCTCGAGGGCCTGGTGGGCCGAAGGAAGCTCTCCCGGGGGGAGACCAGCTACCAGGCGGCGGAAAGGACGAGGGGGTATGGCAACTAG
- the mntA gene encoding type VII toxin-antitoxin system MntA family adenylyltransferase antitoxin → MATSLDLDKEAVLEALRPYLQGTGTRLYLFGSWARGEGRRASDLDLALLSEKPLEDLMPLLREALEEARVVRRVDLVDLAEAEPAFRERVLREGVLWAEF, encoded by the coding sequence ATGGCAACTAGCCTGGACCTGGACAAGGAGGCGGTGCTGGAGGCCCTGAGGCCCTACCTCCAGGGCACCGGGACGCGGCTTTACCTCTTTGGCTCCTGGGCCCGGGGGGAAGGGAGGCGGGCCTCGGATCTGGACCTGGCCCTCCTCTCGGAAAAGCCCCTCGAGGACCTCATGCCCCTCCTCAGGGAGGCTTTGGAGGAGGCCAGGGTGGTGCGGCGGGTGGACCTGGTGGACCTGGCCGAGGCCGAGCCCGCCTTCCGGGAGCGGGTGCTCAGGGAAGGGGTGCTATGGGCCGAGTTCTAG
- a CDS encoding vWA domain-containing protein has translation MKAVRYTRYEGGLEDLSPEEVLALLEDFLLDSGFSDPFQRYDPDPNRASTLEDLYDALLQALLQNELVPEDWLREARFANRKEETRLYQAIQNLIRKLEEAGYVRFPGQDPTDPAQGGYRGEAGEARLELTEKASDFLGLKSLRELLGALGRNPPGLHPTPHHAPGVEKTGETKAWDWGDPLELNVPETLKKAAAKGLENLDQGDLIIDLAEYTASMSTVVLLDCSHSMILYGEDRFTPAKKVALALAHLIRTQFPGDQVRFVLFHDKAEEIPLSRLPLAQVGPYHTNTKAGLELARTLLKKMGGEMKQIILITDGKPSAITLPSGEIYKNAWGLDPLILAETLKEATLARREGIPIHTFMLAREPELLAFVKKLSQITRGKAYLTHPGNIGRYLLLDFLNKKVRRN, from the coding sequence GTGAAGGCCGTCCGCTACACCCGCTACGAGGGGGGCCTCGAGGACCTCTCCCCCGAGGAGGTCTTAGCGCTGCTGGAAGACTTCCTCCTGGACTCGGGGTTTTCCGACCCCTTCCAGCGCTACGACCCCGACCCCAACCGCGCCTCCACCCTGGAGGACCTCTACGATGCCCTCCTTCAGGCCCTCCTCCAGAACGAGCTGGTCCCCGAGGACTGGCTCCGCGAGGCCCGCTTCGCCAACCGCAAAGAGGAAACCCGCCTCTACCAGGCCATCCAGAACCTGATCCGCAAGCTGGAGGAGGCGGGCTACGTGCGCTTCCCGGGCCAGGACCCCACGGACCCCGCCCAGGGCGGCTACCGGGGCGAGGCGGGGGAGGCCCGGCTGGAGCTCACGGAAAAGGCCTCGGACTTCCTGGGGCTGAAAAGCCTCCGGGAGCTCCTGGGGGCCCTGGGCCGCAACCCCCCAGGCCTCCACCCCACCCCCCACCACGCCCCCGGGGTGGAGAAGACCGGCGAGACCAAGGCCTGGGACTGGGGGGACCCCCTGGAGCTCAACGTCCCCGAGACCCTGAAGAAGGCGGCGGCCAAGGGCCTGGAGAACCTGGACCAGGGCGACCTCATCATAGACCTGGCCGAGTACACCGCCAGCATGAGCACCGTGGTCCTCCTGGACTGCTCCCACTCCATGATCCTCTACGGCGAGGACCGCTTCACCCCTGCCAAGAAGGTGGCCCTGGCCCTGGCCCACCTCATCCGCACCCAGTTTCCCGGGGACCAGGTGCGCTTCGTCCTCTTCCACGACAAAGCGGAGGAGATCCCCCTATCCCGCCTCCCCCTGGCCCAGGTAGGCCCCTACCACACCAACACCAAGGCCGGGCTGGAGCTGGCCCGGACCCTCCTCAAGAAGATGGGCGGGGAGATGAAGCAGATCATCCTCATCACCGACGGCAAGCCCTCGGCCATCACCCTGCCCAGCGGGGAGATCTACAAAAACGCCTGGGGCCTGGACCCCCTGATCCTGGCGGAGACCCTCAAGGAGGCCACCCTGGCCAGGCGGGAGGGGATCCCCATCCACACCTTCATGCTGGCCCGAGAGCCGGAGCTTCTGGCCTTCGTCAAGAAGCTTTCCCAGATCACCCGGGGCAAGGCCTACCTGACCCACCCGGGCAACATCGGCCGCTACCTGCTCCTGGACTTCCTCAACAAGAAGGTGCGTAGGAACTGA